The window ACATTCAGTACACCTTTATCGACAAAATATTGAATATAATCAGCCAACATATCGGCTGTCGCTTTAGGTCCAGCGCTAAGATATACCTTCGCGAGTTGTGGGTGGCTATCTCGTTGGCTAATAGCCGTTTTGTACGTATGCTGGGCTTCTTTCGTTAACAACATGCTTTGAAAAGAAAAAGCAAAATCACACAAGACTTCACGAATCGGTCTTGGGTCATCGACCAACCTTCCATCTAACTGATTTTCTGAACATTTTGCTTTTATGCACGTCTCAAAAAGTTCATCTTTCGTTTTAAAGTGTGAATACACTGTTTGTTTCGATACTTGCGCTTTTACTGCTATCGCATCCATGCTGATCGCATAGCCTTGCTCACAGAACAGTTCTCCTGCTGCTTGTAAAATTTGCTGTCGTTTTTGCTCACTTCTTGGACTCAACACTACGGTCACCATTAATAAAACAACTTATTATCACTTTTAGTACAATCAAACTGGACAGTCCAGTTCCGGTCGTATATTTTTTACTCATGTGGACTGAGAAGTCTAGTTTGATTCAAATGCTCTGTGATCGAAACCTGAATCAAATATGTATATAGACTAGACCGTCTAGTTTTAGAGTAATCCCAATTAGGAAAAATTACCATGCCACGGATATCATCGCGATATACATTACACGTACTGATACTTGCTGCATTTCTGGGTGGCTGTAACAGTTCGAACTCTGAGCCAACAGCACAAGCAGAGCAACTACATATCGTCAGTGTCAATGCAATGACCTTAGTGCCATCAAATCATTATATGGTTACTCGTGAATACGTGGGCATTGTTCAGGCAGGTCAGCAATCCAATTTAGGTTTTGAACTCGGTGGGAAAATAGCGCAGATTTTTGTTGATGTCGGCGACAAAATTCAAGAAGGTGATCCACTCATAGTATTAGATACTCAGCTGTTAAAAACCTCTGCAGATCAGTTAACTGCACAGCAAGCGCAGATTACCGCCCAACTAGAATTAGTTAATGCAAACCTAAAACGCCAAAATACATTAAAGAAAAAAGGCTTCAGTGCTGAATCTGAAATCGATAACTTGAACAGCCAACGTAATGCTTTGCGGGCAAATTATCGTCAAGTGGGGGCTACCTTGGCGGCGAATCGATTACAACAAGAGAAATCAACGATTTACGCTCCTTATAGCGGCACCATTGGTGCACGTTACATCTCTAAAGGTGATGTTGTGAATACGGGTTCACCTACCCTAACGCTGCTTTCAAGTAATCGTAAAGAGGCACATGTTGGTATTCCCGCCAAGCAACTTGCACGTATTAACCAACTATCTCAACCCTCGTTTATAAATACTAAAAACCGCGATAATACAAAGACGAATAGCGATGGTAAGAAGCAATGGATTCTACGTATTGGTGATAAGAGTTACACAACAACACTATTAAACTCTGGTGCCAGTGTAAATCTGAATTCTCGCTCTATTACCCTGCGTTTCGAACTGCCTGATTCAATTACTGCTATCGATGGTGAATTAGCGTATTTACAATTAGACGACAAACACGCTGATAATGGGTACTGGGTGCCGCTTTCAGCGATGACCGATGGGCTTAGGGGCGTATGGAATGTGTATGTTCTCAGTGAAAAGTCAGCAGATGAAAACAATGCATTAGAAGGTTCGAAAAAAACGCTTCGCGTTGAGCGCCGTTCAGTACAAGTTTTATATGCAAATGGCAAACAAGCGTATATCAGCGGCGCGGTTAATGCTGGCGAAAAATTAGTGTCTAATGGACTACACCGTTTAGTACCGGGGCAAACTGTCGTTATATCTGAAAAGAGCTGGCTGCCAAAAAAGCTGCCACTCCCACTGATTGATAGCGAGGTTTAAGAATGAAACATATTCTTGGTAATACTCGGCTGCTCATTCTCGCTGTTGCATTACTGATTGTGAGTGGTCTTTCAGCATTAAGTGCACTACCTCGTGCTGAAGATCCTATCATCAAAAATAGAATTGGCAGTGTTGTTACACATTATCCCGGCGCAACAGCTGAGCGTGTGGAAGCATTGGTGACAGAGAAAATTGAAACCAGCTTACGCCAACTTAATGAACTAAACAACCACCTACTAAAGTAGGTGGGTTAGTATTAAGGACTGAAAGTCCGGATACGGGTCAAAGACCCGTTTTCGTTAGCCTTCTGTCCTGAAGTTATCTTCAGCCTTGGGCTCAAAGTGATGATCAAGGTATTCCTTTATCATTTCTTCCGTTAGGTCACCAGATGTCACACAAAAGTAGCCTCTAGCCCAAAAATGACGTCCCCAGTATTTCTTCTTTAAATCAGGATAACTCTCGAACAACTTAGCCGATGTACGGCCTTTAATCCTTCGCATTATTTCGCTAGGTGCCATATTGGGTGGTGCAGAAACTAACAAGTGAACATGATCTTTACTGATTACCCCCTTCAAAATATCAATCTCAAAAGCATGACATGTTTGCCTGATTAGCTCTCGAGCTTTCAAGCCAACATCACCAGTCAAAACTTGATAACGATACTTCGTTACAAAAACGAAATGGTACTGAATTTTGAAGACTGTATGACTTCCATATCTATAATCCATAATCATGCTCCAACATCATCGATGACCGTAAAATATCATAGCTGAAGCTGACCGACTAAAGTCGGTGGTTTTAACCTTTTAGGTGACGAATAAAAACATTATCATCAGTGTCTCGTCCTGGTATATCAGTTATTACAATAGAGCTGAAAGACGAGGTGATGGATTCTGACCCCGTTTGGTCGCGAGCGCGAGATCAGCTCTCTGACGTTGTACCTGTCCTACCTCAAGGTACTTCAGCCCCTGATTTAGATACCGATCATGCTTATGCCTTCACCATTATTACTGCACTCACTTGGCAAGGTAATACTGAACCCGATCTTCTTACTTTACGACGTTATGGTATTGAATTAGGTAATCGCTTACGCACGCTTAGCGGCACAGAGTTTGTCGATGAGTACGGTTTACCTGATGAAGAAGTTCTTG is drawn from Photobacterium profundum SS9 and contains these coding sequences:
- a CDS encoding TetR/AcrR family transcriptional regulator, whose product is MVTVVLSPRSEQKRQQILQAAGELFCEQGYAISMDAIAVKAQVSKQTVYSHFKTKDELFETCIKAKCSENQLDGRLVDDPRPIREVLCDFAFSFQSMLLTKEAQHTYKTAISQRDSHPQLAKVYLSAGPKATADMLADYIQYFVDKGVLNVPIPVHEAAMQLLLMWHGRIVYWSYLGEVNGETEEERRTYLNSCVDLFLAGYKVKP
- the tnpA gene encoding IS200/IS605-like element ISPpr13 family transposase, giving the protein MDYRYGSHTVFKIQYHFVFVTKYRYQVLTGDVGLKARELIRQTCHAFEIDILKGVISKDHVHLLVSAPPNMAPSEIMRRIKGRTSAKLFESYPDLKKKYWGRHFWARGYFCVTSGDLTEEMIKEYLDHHFEPKAEDNFRTEG
- a CDS encoding efflux RND transporter periplasmic adaptor subunit, translating into MPRISSRYTLHVLILAAFLGGCNSSNSEPTAQAEQLHIVSVNAMTLVPSNHYMVTREYVGIVQAGQQSNLGFELGGKIAQIFVDVGDKIQEGDPLIVLDTQLLKTSADQLTAQQAQITAQLELVNANLKRQNTLKKKGFSAESEIDNLNSQRNALRANYRQVGATLAANRLQQEKSTIYAPYSGTIGARYISKGDVVNTGSPTLTLLSSNRKEAHVGIPAKQLARINQLSQPSFINTKNRDNTKTNSDGKKQWILRIGDKSYTTTLLNSGASVNLNSRSITLRFELPDSITAIDGELAYLQLDDKHADNGYWVPLSAMTDGLRGVWNVYVLSEKSADENNALEGSKKTLRVERRSVQVLYANGKQAYISGAVNAGEKLVSNGLHRLVPGQTVVISEKSWLPKKLPLPLIDSEV